A single window of Hemibagrus wyckioides isolate EC202008001 linkage group LG28, SWU_Hwy_1.0, whole genome shotgun sequence DNA harbors:
- the surf4 gene encoding surfeit locus protein 4 yields MGQEDIMSTAEDVADQFLRVTKQYLPHLARLCLISTFLEDGIRMWFQWYEQRDYIEATWGCGYFLATCFVLLNLLGQLGGCVLVLSRNFVQYACFGLFGIIALQTVAYSILWDLKFLMRNMALGGGLLLLLAESRSEGKSMFAGVPTMGESSPKQYMQLGGRVLLVLMFMTLLHFDSSFFSILQNMVGTALIILVAIGFKTKLAALTLVVWLMAINIYFNAFWTVPAYKPMHDFLKYDFFQTTSVVGGLLLVVALGPGGVSMDEKKKEW; encoded by the exons ATGGGGCAGGAGGATATCATGAGCACGGCGGAGGATGTCGCGGATCAG tTCCTCAGAGTGACGAAACAGTACCTCCCTCACTTGGCGCGCCTGTGTCTCATCAGCACCTTCCTGGAGGATGGCATCCGCATGTGGTTCCAGTGGTACGAGCAGAGAGACTACATCGAAGCCACCTGGGGCTGCGGCTACTTCCTGGCCACGTGCTTTGTGCTGCTTAACCTTTTAGGACAGCTGG GCGGCTGTGTCCTCGTTCTCAGTAGAAATTTTGTACAGTATGCTTGCTTTGGGTTATTTGGCATTATTGCGCTACAG ACTGTTGCCTACAGTATCCTATGGGATCTGAAGTTTTTGATGAG gAACATGGCTCTGGGAGGTGGACTGCTGCTACTCTTGGCCGAGTCTCGCTCTGAGGGGAAGAGCATGTTCGCCGGTGTGCCTACGATGGGCGAGAGCTCTCCAAAGCAGTACATGCAGCTTGGTGGCCGTGTGCTCCTCGTTCTCATGTTCATGACTCTGCTGCACTTCGACTCCAGCTTCTTCTCA ATCCTACAGAACATGGTAGGCACGGCCCTCATCATCCTGGTGGCCATCGGCTTCAAGACCAAGCTGGCGGCCCTCACCTTGGTGGTGTGGCTCATGGCCATCAACATCTACTTCAACGCCTTCTGGACGGTGCCTGCCTACAAGCCCATGCACGACTTCCTCAAGTACGATTTCTTCCAGACCACGTCGGTCGTCGGCGGCCTGCTGCTAGTGGTGGCTCTCGGGCCCGGGGGCGTGTCCATGGACGAGAAGAAAAAGGAGTGGTAA
- the ass1 gene encoding argininosuccinate synthase, translating to MSKGTVVLAYSGGLDTSCILVWLKEQGYDVIAYLANIGQEEDFDAARKKAENLGAKKVFIEDLRAEFVEEFIWTSVQANAIYEDRYLLGTSIARPCIARRQVQIACQEGAQYVSHGATGKGNDQVRFELTCYALYPEVKIISPWRVPEFYNRFRGRKDLMEYAEKHGIPVPVTPKAPWSMDANLMHISYESGILENPKSHAPSDLYLMTKNPEDSPNTPDMLEIEFSKGVPVKVRHVKEGTSKDTPLEIFTYLNEVGGKHGVGRIDIVENRFVGMKSRGIYETPGGTILYHAHLDIEAFTMDREVRRIKQGLGIKFSELLYNGFWYSPECEFVRHCIAKSQENVEGKVQLSVFKGQVYILGRESPKSLYNEELVSMDVQGDYDPSDASGFIKINAVRLREHHRLQGKDQLK from the exons atgtCTAAAGGTACAGTGGTCCTGGCGTACAGCGGCGGTCTGGACACGTCCTGCATCCTGGTGTGGCTCAAGGAGCAAGGCTATGATGTCATCGCCTACCTG GCTAATATTGGACAGGAGGAGGACTTTGATGCGGCcagaaagaaagcagaaaatCTTGGAGCAAAAAAG gtgttCATTGAGGACCTGCGTGCTGAGTTTGTAGAAGAGTTCATCTGGACCTCGGTGCAGGCCAACGCCATCTATGAGGACCGGTACCTGCTGGGGACCTCCATCGCCCGGCCCTGCATCGCTCGGCGCCAAGTGCAGATTGCCTGCCAGGAGGGGGCGCAGTACGTCTCCCATGGAGCCACTGGGAAG GGTAATGATCAGGTTCGGTTTGAGCTGACCTGCTACGCCTTGTACCCTGAAGTGAAG ATTATTTCGCCTTGGAGGGTCCCAGAATTTTACAACCGCTTCCGGGGCCGAAAGGACCTCATGGAGTACGCagag AAACACGGCATTCCTGTTCCCGTCACTCCAAAAGCCCCCTGGAGCATGGATGCCAACCTCATGCACATCAG ctaCGAGTCTGGAATACTGGAGAACcccaag AGTCATGCTCCTTCTGACCTCTATCTGATGACCAAGAACCCTGAAGACTCACCAAATACACCAGACATGCTGGAGATTGAGTTTAGCAAag GCGTACCGGTCAAGGTGAGGCACGTGAAAGAAGGAACGTCCAAAGACACACCGCTGGAGATCTTCACCTATCTCAATGAAGTAGG AGGAAAGCACGGAGTCGGCCGAATCGACATCGTGGAAAACCGCTTCGTCGGAATGAAGTCCAGAG GTATCTACGAGACCCCGGGAGGCACCATTCTCTATCATGCTCATCTGGACATCGAGGCGTTCACCATGGACAGAGAGGTCAGACGCATCAAGCAAGGGCTGGGCATCAAGTTCTCTGAGCTTTTGTATAATG GATTTTGGTACAGCCCAGAGTGCGAGTTTGTGCGCCACTGCATTGCCAAGTCTCAGGAGAACGTAGAGGGCAAAGTGCAGCTGTCCGTGTTCAAAGGCCAAGTCTACATCCTGGGTCGGGAATCACCCAAGTCTCTGTACAACGAAGAGCTTGTCAG caTGGATGTTCAAGGAGATTACGATCCTTCAGATGCATCCGGCTTCATCAAGATCAATGCAGTCAG GCTACGAGAGCATCACAGGTTGCAGGGAAAAGACCAGTTGAAGTAG